In Pithys albifrons albifrons isolate INPA30051 chromosome 6, PitAlb_v1, whole genome shotgun sequence, a single genomic region encodes these proteins:
- the GPR68 gene encoding ovarian cancer G-protein coupled receptor 1, translating to MVNLTQNATEKCNINHDIHEALSPVVYIFVFIVGLPANCMSLYYGYLQIKAKNELGIYLCNLTLADLLYIFSLPFWLQYALQHDNWTYNELLCKICGIILYENIYISVGFLCCISIDRYLAVVHPFQFQRFRTMKAAAIVSIIIWTKEILTCCFVFTHGEISMDAESHLVCFEHYPIKKWEHSVNYYRFSAGFLFPFFLLAFSYCGILRVVHMSPGTQKKKKIQIKRLVSSTVFIFLVCFGPYHILLVIRSLLENNCSFAEKIFNVYHISLLLTTFNCVADPLLYCFSSESTYQNFVRMRDSCLACLGHLRTETKESYPLSPTEACNRTHHEQPPELLQTPLDGTGEKDCSPSSIGSL from the coding sequence ATGGTGAATCTCACACAGAATGCAACTGAGAAGTGCAATATTAATCATGATATCCACGAGGCATTATCCCCTGTGGTATACATATTTGTATTCATAGTAGGCTTGCCAGCTAACTGCATGTCCCTCTACTATGGGTATTTACAGATCAAAGCTAAAAATGAATTGGGTATCTACCTTTGCAATTTGACTCTTGCAGACTTGctttacatattttctttgcctttttggCTTCAGTATGCTTTACAGCATGACAATTGGACCTACAATGAGCTGCTGTGCAAAATTTGTGGCATCATCTTGTATGAGAACATCTATATCAGCGTGGGCTTCCTCTGCTGCATCTCCATTGACCGCTATCTCGCCGTCGTGCACCCGTTTCAGTTTCAGCGGTTTCGGACAATGAAGGCCGCTGCCATTGTCAGCATCATCATCTGGACCAAAGAAATACTGACATGCTGCTTTGTCTTTACACATGGGGAGATCAGTATGGATGCTGAGAGCCACCTGGTGTGCTTTGAGCACTACCCTATCAAAAAATGGGAGCACAGTGTCAATTACTACCGCTTCTCTGCTggcttcctcttccccttctttctgCTGGCCTTCTCTTACTGTGGGATTTTACGAGTTGTCCATATGAGTCCCGGAActcaaaagaagaagaaaatccaaATTAAAAGACTCGTTTCAAGcactgttttcatatttttagtttgctttggACCATACCATATCCTGCTTGTGATTCGTAGCTTGTTGGAGAATAACTGCTCATTtgctgagaaaatatttaatgtttatcATATTTCTCTCCTGTTGACTACTTTTAACTGTGTTGCCGACCCACTATTATACTGTTTTTCCAGTGAAAGCACTTACCAGAACTTTGTCAGGATGCGAGACTCTTGTCTAGCATGTTTAGGGCATCTGAGAACTGAGACGAAGGAATCCTACCCCCTGAGCCCTACAGAAGCTTGTAACAGGACACACCATGAACAACCACCTGAGTTATTACAAACACCACTTGATGGTACTGGAGAGAAGGACTGCTCCCCAAGTAGCATAGGCAGCCTATAG